In Candidatus Omnitrophota bacterium, a genomic segment contains:
- a CDS encoding glycosyltransferase family 2 protein: protein MDRSLSVIVPVFNEEGGIKAVLDSLISELGNIKIPYEIIVVDDGSADSTAEILKSYKDRVGIIRHPENMGYGRSIKDGILKAKYPYIAMLDGDGSYPVGSIGDLFRNMGEYDMVVGARTGDNYKGALLKYPARLVFLWLSEFACGRRIPDVNSGFRIFKKEVVMKYFNTLCLGFSFTTTITLAMSLGGYFIKYMPIEYHKRKGASKVRYFRDTLRSLQIIVETILYYNPIKIFILLCGFLWAVMVIAVVACAFLGLDFLTLLAIESFLASFIVFGLGLIADLMRKIDLKNSDTE, encoded by the coding sequence ATGGATAGATCCTTGAGCGTGATAGTTCCGGTGTTTAATGAAGAGGGCGGTATAAAGGCCGTTTTGGATTCCCTCATTTCGGAACTTGGGAATATAAAAATCCCGTATGAGATAATAGTTGTGGACGACGGTTCGGCGGACTCTACGGCCGAGATACTGAAGAGCTACAAAGACAGGGTCGGGATCATACGTCATCCGGAGAACATGGGTTACGGGCGGTCCATTAAGGACGGCATTCTCAAGGCGAAATATCCGTATATAGCAATGCTTGACGGCGACGGTTCCTATCCCGTCGGAAGCATAGGCGATCTCTTCCGTAATATGGGCGAATATGACATGGTGGTGGGAGCGAGGACGGGAGATAATTATAAAGGCGCGCTCTTGAAGTATCCGGCCAGGCTCGTTTTTTTATGGCTGAGCGAATTCGCGTGCGGCAGGCGCATCCCGGACGTCAATTCCGGGTTCAGGATCTTTAAGAAAGAGGTTGTGATGAAATACTTTAATACGTTATGCCTGGGGTTTTCGTTCACCACGACCATCACTCTGGCCATGTCGCTGGGAGGGTATTTCATAAAATATATGCCGATCGAATACCACAAACGCAAGGGCGCTTCGAAGGTAAGGTATTTCAGAGATACCTTAAGGTCGCTCCAGATAATAGTGGAGACGATACTCTATTATAACCCTATAAAGATATTCATACTTTTATGCGGTTTCCTGTGGGCCGTTATGGTCATAGCAGTCGTTGCGTGCGCGTTTTTGGGACTGGATTTTCTCACACTCCTGGCAATAGAATCATTCCTTGCGTCGTTTATAGTATTTGGTCTCGGCCTGATAGCGGATCTTATGAGAAAGATTGATCTTAAGAATTCCGATACCGAATAA
- the asnB gene encoding asparagine synthase (glutamine-hydrolyzing) yields the protein MCGIVGAFNLNNRPVDHASIEKMGRVLSHRGPDDEGSFFDGNIGLAHRRLSIIDLSSDGHQPMHNEDNTLCIVHNGEIYNYLELMAELKSLGHLFRSHSDTEVIIHAYEEWGAGCPGKFNGMWSFAIWDRGCKTLFCSRDRFGVKPFYYFMDKDKFVFASEIKAVLEYDGVPKAPDNDAIYRYLAKGYGYMDTDENTFFSRIKQLKSGHCLSVSADNFECRRYWNIDFENKDHAIDFGRAKEKFSFLLDDSVKLRLRSDVPVGISLSGGIDSSSLAVVMSGMLDKKIESFSACFDMEGFDERSYINETLKDKKIVPNFVFPEAKSLMSEFEKMVWHQDEPYSGASVYSQWRVMEEAHKKGIKVLLTGQGGDETLGGYYKYYPYYLADLFASFRWPYFSMELKTLSSVAGYSLSSAFFSTMKVMGSKWCPAWIKEGINGGFDRRPLFLDRDFPGADPVNKKDRRRAGFGSFTDTELYNSLVVSPLPSLLHIDDRNSMAHSVESRTPFLDYRLVEFLFSLPYDMKISNGYTKYILRETLKGRLPESIRTRRDKMGFVTPTGVWFRRELKDDILEIFNSSDFKKRGIFDKKGVDEALYAHFSGKRDLSFTIWSWINLELWFRRFFN from the coding sequence ATGTGCGGAATAGTTGGAGCCTTCAATCTAAATAACCGGCCTGTTGACCATGCCAGCATTGAAAAGATGGGCAGGGTCCTTTCTCACAGGGGGCCCGACGACGAAGGCTCGTTTTTTGACGGCAATATAGGCCTGGCACACCGTAGGCTTTCTATCATCGACCTATCCAGCGATGGCCATCAGCCTATGCATAATGAAGATAACACCTTGTGCATAGTACATAACGGCGAGATCTACAACTATCTGGAGCTCATGGCCGAGCTCAAATCCCTCGGGCATCTATTCAGGTCCCATTCGGATACGGAAGTCATAATCCACGCATATGAAGAATGGGGAGCCGGTTGTCCGGGCAAATTCAACGGGATGTGGTCGTTTGCCATATGGGACAGGGGCTGTAAGACTCTTTTCTGCAGCCGCGATAGGTTCGGGGTAAAGCCGTTCTATTATTTTATGGATAAGGACAAATTCGTCTTTGCTTCGGAGATCAAGGCCGTCCTGGAGTATGACGGTGTCCCTAAAGCCCCCGACAATGACGCCATATACCGGTATCTCGCCAAAGGCTACGGATATATGGATACCGACGAAAATACCTTCTTCTCACGCATTAAACAGCTTAAGAGCGGTCATTGCCTGTCGGTATCAGCGGACAATTTTGAATGCAGGAGATACTGGAATATAGATTTTGAAAATAAAGACCACGCCATAGATTTTGGACGCGCTAAAGAAAAATTTTCATTTCTGCTGGATGATTCGGTGAAATTAAGGCTGAGAAGCGATGTCCCTGTTGGCATATCCCTGAGCGGCGGGATAGATTCGTCGTCGCTTGCTGTAGTAATGTCCGGGATGCTGGATAAGAAGATAGAGAGCTTCTCGGCATGCTTTGATATGGAAGGATTTGACGAGCGCTCCTATATCAACGAAACGCTAAAGGATAAGAAGATAGTTCCAAACTTTGTCTTTCCTGAAGCGAAATCGCTTATGAGTGAATTCGAGAAGATGGTATGGCATCAGGACGAACCGTACAGCGGGGCCAGCGTTTATTCGCAGTGGCGGGTTATGGAAGAGGCTCATAAAAAAGGGATAAAGGTGCTCTTGACCGGCCAGGGAGGGGACGAGACCCTGGGAGGTTACTACAAATATTATCCTTATTACCTGGCTGACCTGTTCGCGTCGTTCAGATGGCCGTATTTTTCCATGGAGCTGAAGACCCTAAGCTCGGTTGCCGGCTATTCACTATCGAGCGCTTTTTTCTCAACGATGAAAGTGATGGGTTCCAAGTGGTGCCCCGCATGGATCAAGGAAGGTATAAACGGGGGTTTTGATCGCCGTCCGTTATTCCTCGACAGGGATTTCCCGGGCGCAGATCCGGTCAATAAGAAAGACCGCAGACGGGCCGGTTTCGGATCCTTCACAGACACGGAATTGTATAATTCTCTGGTAGTGTCGCCGCTCCCGTCACTCCTGCACATAGACGACAGGAACAGCATGGCCCATTCGGTAGAATCACGCACGCCGTTCCTGGATTACAGGCTTGTAGAATTTCTCTTTTCGCTGCCGTACGACATGAAGATATCCAATGGCTATACGAAATACATATTGCGCGAGACGTTAAAGGGCCGCTTGCCGGAGAGCATAAGGACTCGGCGCGACAAGATGGGTTTCGTCACGCCTACCGGCGTCTGGTTCAGGCGCGAGCTTAAAGACGATATATTGGAGATATTCAATTCCTCCGATTTCAAAAAGAGAGGAATATTCGATAAGAAAGGCGTGGACGAAGCGCTCTACGCGCATTTTTCCGGAAAGAGGGACTTGTCATTTACTATATGGAGTTGGATTAACCTGGAGCTTTGGTTCAGGCGATTTTTTAACTAA
- a CDS encoding UDP-glucuronic acid decarboxylase family protein, with the protein MKRAKSVLITGGAGFIGSHLCERYIRKGCRVICMDNLITGGMENISHLLRDKNCRFIKHNVTKYIDVKGPVDYILHFASPASPVDYIKYPIQTLKVGSLGTHNALGLAKAKGAKFLLASTSEIYGDPMVNPQPETYWGHVNTIGPRGVYDEAKRFAEAITMAYHRIHRVDTKIVRIFNTFGERMRKEDGRVIPNFITQAINNKPITVYGAGLQTRSFCYISDLTEGICKLMVSSMHDPVNIGNPREMTLLELARIVIKITGSKSRMVFRTLPVDDPKVRCPDIRKARRLLRWQPKVSIEEGLGRTIEFFKSKTC; encoded by the coding sequence ATGAAAAGAGCAAAAAGCGTTCTTATCACCGGAGGGGCAGGTTTTATAGGATCGCATCTTTGTGAACGTTACATACGCAAAGGGTGTAGAGTCATATGCATGGACAACCTGATAACCGGCGGCATGGAGAACATCTCCCACCTTCTGCGTGATAAAAACTGCAGATTTATAAAACATAACGTTACCAAATATATCGATGTGAAGGGCCCGGTCGATTATATACTGCATTTTGCGTCTCCCGCGAGCCCGGTCGATTACATAAAATATCCGATACAAACGCTGAAAGTCGGCTCTCTGGGTACGCATAATGCGCTCGGTCTTGCCAAAGCAAAAGGAGCCAAATTCCTTTTGGCGTCCACAAGCGAGATATATGGGGACCCTATGGTAAATCCTCAGCCCGAGACTTACTGGGGGCACGTGAACACCATCGGCCCGAGAGGCGTCTATGACGAGGCTAAGAGATTCGCGGAGGCTATAACTATGGCCTATCACAGGATACATAGAGTCGATACCAAGATAGTTCGTATATTTAATACATTCGGCGAAAGGATGAGGAAAGAAGACGGAAGGGTTATACCGAATTTCATAACACAGGCTATTAATAATAAGCCTATCACTGTATACGGCGCAGGTTTGCAGACCAGGAGCTTCTGCTATATTTCAGACCTGACAGAGGGTATTTGCAAACTCATGGTGTCGTCTATGCATGACCCTGTTAATATAGGAAATCCCCGTGAAATGACTCTCTTGGAACTTGCGCGTATAGTTATAAAGATTACCGGAAGCAAAAGCAGGATGGTATTCAGAACATTACCCGTCGACGATCCGAAGGTCAGGTGCCCGGATATAAGGAAGGCCCGCCGGCTATTGAGATGGCAGCCGAAGGTAAGCATCGAAGAGGGCCTTGGCAGGACCATTGAGTTCTTTAAGTCGAAGACATGCTAA
- a CDS encoding radical SAM protein — protein MKDVLNVFRANYSFRQKMNYLKYRFSAKEETLGYEPIVISVVATGRCTLSCDMCPTHSKKMPKDYPHIQSPSKDISFEDFKRAVDALPRALHVHIIGSGEPLLNRDFFRIAEYAAVKKRMKVKTFSNGTTIEKNIDNIINSPLDGITISLNGHSPEEFSRMTGCPKETYSRIYDATARLIKARDSSGSKVKVKLSFIIDRVNYVNMPLMIETGERLGADSIFFCNFLPAPYKGFTADERMIFTYDLREIDFMRGVYSRLDPVMKKKISLPDAIDPGRTKNGCNTYFTQIRIDGEGRASSCSIMLLNMKGSGRVWDYGVWNNAFFRNMRKTFLSDSAGLLPEPCRVCPENKGVILR, from the coding sequence ATGAAAGACGTTCTAAATGTATTCCGCGCAAATTATTCTTTCCGTCAAAAGATGAACTATCTGAAATACCGTTTTTCCGCGAAAGAGGAGACCCTGGGCTACGAACCGATAGTGATTTCTGTCGTAGCTACGGGACGCTGCACCCTTTCCTGCGACATGTGCCCTACGCACTCGAAGAAAATGCCTAAAGACTACCCGCATATTCAGAGTCCTTCGAAAGATATTTCATTCGAGGATTTTAAGCGAGCGGTGGACGCGCTCCCCAGGGCTTTACATGTCCATATAATAGGCTCCGGCGAGCCGCTTTTGAACAGGGACTTTTTCAGGATAGCCGAATATGCGGCCGTTAAAAAGCGCATGAAGGTAAAGACATTCTCAAACGGCACTACGATAGAGAAGAACATCGATAACATTATCAACTCGCCGCTTGACGGTATTACCATAAGCCTCAACGGCCATTCTCCAGAGGAATTCAGCCGAATGACGGGATGCCCCAAAGAGACATATTCCAGGATATATGACGCTACGGCCAGGCTAATAAAGGCGCGCGATAGTTCAGGCTCGAAGGTCAAGGTCAAGCTCTCATTCATAATAGACAGGGTAAATTATGTGAATATGCCGTTGATGATAGAAACAGGCGAGCGCCTCGGCGCGGATTCGATATTTTTCTGTAACTTTCTTCCGGCCCCTTACAAGGGGTTTACTGCGGACGAGCGCATGATATTTACCTATGATTTGAGAGAAATCGATTTTATGAGGGGCGTCTATTCGCGGCTGGATCCGGTCATGAAAAAAAAGATCAGTCTTCCCGACGCGATCGATCCTGGCAGGACCAAGAACGGCTGTAATACATATTTTACGCAGATACGCATTGACGGTGAAGGAAGGGCGTCGAGCTGCTCTATAATGCTCTTGAATATGAAAGGTAGCGGCCGCGTATGGGATTACGGCGTGTGGAACAACGCGTTCTTCAGAAATATGCGGAAGACCTTCCTCTCGGACAGCGCCGGGCTGCTCCCCGAGCCATGCCGCGTATGCCCTGAAAATAAAGGCGTTATTTTAAGGTAA
- a CDS encoding glycosyltransferase, whose protein sequence is MGSRKRKALLISYAWPPMEGIGLLRVLKFAQYLPLYGWEASILTVKTAADSSSCDEGFVQAGTKVFRSEYRDRAEDIRRIFRITKKSGLAHSGSSNRDPEKKRRKNTVPSFMRELITMPDGQIGWYPFAVQLGMEVLQKNRFDIVFSTSPPETAHLIARKMKKEYGIPWVADLRDLWADDHFRPRTIFKKVMLKFIERNTLRDADAVVTVSEPWARTLRTSLGKSCPDVKVITNAFDDNDFASMRYGRNKKFTISYTGKLHREYQRVDPFFKALRDLIAEGRIDRNKIFVDFFIMGYDKPDITAIAKMYGLSDVVRESAKVSYSESLKIQKASDALLLIQWIGKGGEGCHTAKLYDYLGARRPVIALTTRGGVMKDLVRATSCGAAVYGDHDLRESILGLYTEYVAKGYVDYTGNELEIQKHTRAIKAGELAGLFDSLVADTGKLE, encoded by the coding sequence ATGGGATCACGAAAACGGAAAGCGCTTCTCATATCTTACGCATGGCCGCCGATGGAAGGCATCGGCCTTTTGCGGGTGTTGAAGTTCGCTCAATACCTGCCGCTGTACGGATGGGAGGCGTCCATATTAACCGTAAAAACAGCGGCGGACAGCTCATCGTGCGACGAGGGCTTTGTTCAAGCCGGCACAAAAGTTTTCAGGTCTGAATACAGGGATCGCGCGGAAGATATCAGGCGGATTTTCAGGATTACTAAGAAGAGCGGCCTCGCGCATAGCGGCAGTTCTAATCGGGATCCGGAAAAAAAGAGGAGAAAAAATACTGTTCCGTCTTTTATGCGGGAACTCATAACGATGCCGGACGGCCAGATAGGGTGGTATCCTTTTGCCGTTCAATTGGGGATGGAAGTCCTGCAGAAGAATAGGTTTGATATCGTTTTCAGCACATCGCCTCCCGAGACCGCCCATCTGATTGCCCGAAAGATGAAAAAAGAATATGGTATCCCGTGGGTCGCCGATCTAAGGGACCTTTGGGCAGACGACCATTTTAGGCCCAGAACTATATTTAAAAAGGTAATGTTAAAATTCATAGAAAGGAATACGTTGAGAGACGCCGATGCCGTGGTAACGGTATCGGAGCCATGGGCCCGGACGCTGCGGACTTCGTTGGGCAAAAGCTGCCCCGATGTTAAGGTGATAACAAACGCTTTTGACGACAATGATTTCGCTTCCATGCGGTACGGCAGAAATAAGAAATTCACCATAAGCTATACCGGGAAATTGCACAGGGAGTATCAGAGGGTAGATCCTTTTTTCAAAGCGCTCAGGGATCTTATAGCGGAAGGCCGCATAGACAGGAACAAAATATTTGTAGATTTTTTTATAATGGGTTATGACAAGCCGGATATAACGGCTATCGCAAAGATGTACGGGCTCAGCGACGTGGTAAGAGAGTCCGCAAAAGTCAGCTATTCCGAGTCCCTTAAGATACAGAAGGCGTCCGATGCCCTGCTTTTAATACAATGGATCGGTAAGGGCGGCGAAGGGTGCCATACCGCGAAGCTGTATGATTACCTGGGAGCGAGGAGGCCTGTGATTGCCTTGACGACCAGGGGAGGCGTTATGAAAGATCTGGTGCGGGCCACATCATGCGGTGCCGCAGTTTACGGCGATCACGATCTGCGGGAGAGCATATTGGGATTATATACAGAGTATGTAGCTAAGGGGTATGTTGATTATACCGGGAACGAGTTGGAGATACAAAAACATACCAGGGCGATCAAGGCCGGAGAATTGGCCGGCCTTTTCGATTCACTTGTCGCCGATACGGGTAAATTAGAATGA
- a CDS encoding radical SAM protein has translation MKKILLINPPYFYQIFSGSMVRAMVSPGIMPLGLACVAASLREISFRVEILDLNLVKDPEATLRSKINSFKPDIAGVTFTTPLSGIAKILAGIIKDADPGIITVCGGPHVSILPEETLKDSKFDVAVLREGDLSLKEIALDVPLSRIDGVAYKAQGGIMVNQPKSYIENLDKLPYAGVDLFDSGKYTYPRVTARRNPVASLETSRGCFSRCSYCNKSIFGHKFRAKSAGRVVDEAEFILKSGYREIHIIDDGFTTDMERAFAICSEVKKRGLNFPWYVRGGVRVDRVSRDLLREMKSAGCYRVPYGIESGDQSVLDNIRKGITLQQVDNAVKWAKEAGMIVDGYFMIGLPGETVASVEKSIAFARSLDLDYAKFSITVPLPGTEMFEKLKRDGRLLTEDWTKYNFAQSPRCIYKHENISWSDLEMYYNRAHNNFYFRPGYILRRFIAGVKNGELLAYIKAFFDFAGSIVVNFRRTHG, from the coding sequence ATGAAAAAAATTCTTCTCATAAATCCTCCGTATTTTTACCAGATATTTTCCGGATCCATGGTCAGGGCGATGGTGAGCCCCGGCATAATGCCTCTGGGGTTGGCCTGTGTCGCAGCTTCTCTCAGGGAAATCTCCTTCAGGGTTGAGATACTGGACCTTAATCTCGTTAAAGACCCCGAAGCAACCTTGAGATCCAAGATCAATTCATTTAAACCGGATATTGCGGGTGTTACTTTCACAACACCTTTGTCCGGTATAGCGAAAATTTTGGCCGGAATAATAAAAGACGCGGACCCGGGTATAATAACGGTCTGCGGCGGGCCCCACGTATCGATACTGCCGGAAGAGACGCTGAAAGATTCGAAGTTTGACGTAGCCGTCTTGAGAGAAGGGGATCTTTCGTTGAAAGAGATAGCCCTGGATGTTCCATTAAGCCGGATAGACGGAGTAGCCTATAAGGCGCAGGGCGGTATAATGGTAAATCAACCGAAATCATATATAGAAAACCTTGATAAGCTTCCCTATGCCGGCGTGGACCTGTTCGATTCCGGTAAGTATACCTATCCAAGGGTTACCGCAAGGAGAAATCCCGTGGCCTCTCTCGAGACGAGCAGGGGATGTTTTTCGAGATGCTCCTACTGTAATAAATCCATTTTCGGACACAAGTTTCGGGCGAAGAGCGCGGGAAGGGTCGTCGATGAGGCTGAATTCATCCTGAAATCCGGATACAGGGAAATACACATTATAGACGACGGTTTTACGACCGACATGGAAAGGGCTTTTGCGATATGCAGCGAAGTGAAGAAGCGAGGCCTTAACTTCCCATGGTATGTACGCGGCGGCGTAAGGGTAGACAGGGTATCGAGGGATCTTCTGCGCGAGATGAAGAGCGCCGGATGTTACAGGGTGCCTTACGGGATAGAATCCGGCGATCAGTCTGTTCTTGATAATATAAGGAAAGGGATAACGCTTCAGCAGGTTGACAATGCCGTAAAATGGGCGAAAGAAGCGGGGATGATAGTAGACGGTTATTTTATGATAGGCCTCCCGGGAGAGACGGTCGCATCGGTGGAAAAGTCGATTGCCTTTGCCCGCAGCCTGGACCTGGATTACGCCAAATTCTCCATAACCGTTCCTCTCCCCGGGACGGAAATGTTTGAAAAACTGAAGAGGGACGGAAGGCTCCTGACCGAGGATTGGACCAAGTATAATTTCGCGCAGTCCCCGAGGTGCATATATAAGCATGAGAATATCAGCTGGAGCGACCTTGAGATGTACTATAACCGCGCTCATAATAACTTCTATTTCAGGCCGGGTTATATACTAAGGCGCTTTATCGCCGGTGTGAAGAACGGCGAACTTCTCGCGTATATTAAAGCATTCTTCGATTTCGCGGGTAGTATTGTCGTAAACTTTAGGAGGACGCATGGATAG
- a CDS encoding DegT/DnrJ/EryC1/StrS family aminotransferase, translating into MKTPLLDLRAQYKQIKSDVDKAIRKVIDNQNFVLGEDVKKLEVEIASYCNVRYAVGVASGTDALILSLKALGIREGDEVITSPFTFFATAEAVSIVGAKPVFVDIDPKTFNIDPSLIEKKINRNTKAIIPVHLYGQCADMDPIVTVAKKNGLKIIEDCAQAVGAKYNGIKAGSMGDAGALSFFPSKNLGAFGDGGMVITNDEKIAEKIKMLRVHGSAARYIHSEIGMNSRLDNLQAAVLRVKLKRLDKWLDMRRQKARYYNERLKGLPLTTPHVPSYNIHTYHLYVLRVKSDLQRLMTFLTDSGIETRTYYPVPLHLQECYKHLGYKEGDLVHAESAARQTFSIAVYPEMKRQAADHVINKIKAFFGK; encoded by the coding sequence GTGAAGACACCGTTATTGGACTTAAGGGCTCAATACAAACAGATAAAGTCAGACGTAGACAAAGCCATCCGTAAGGTTATCGACAACCAGAATTTTGTATTGGGCGAGGATGTAAAGAAGCTTGAAGTCGAAATTGCGTCATATTGCAACGTAAGATACGCTGTCGGGGTGGCTTCAGGCACGGACGCCCTGATATTATCGCTTAAGGCCCTCGGGATAAGGGAAGGAGATGAAGTCATCACGTCTCCTTTTACTTTTTTTGCGACTGCGGAGGCGGTCTCGATCGTCGGCGCGAAGCCGGTATTCGTTGATATCGATCCAAAGACTTTTAATATAGACCCGTCCCTCATCGAAAAGAAGATCAACAGAAATACAAAAGCGATAATACCGGTCCATTTATACGGCCAGTGCGCGGATATGGACCCAATAGTAACAGTGGCTAAGAAAAATGGGCTTAAGATAATAGAGGACTGCGCCCAGGCCGTAGGGGCCAAGTATAACGGCATAAAGGCCGGCTCGATGGGAGACGCGGGAGCTTTAAGCTTTTTCCCGAGCAAGAATCTCGGGGCCTTCGGTGACGGAGGAATGGTGATCACTAACGATGAAAAGATCGCCGAAAAGATAAAGATGCTGCGCGTCCATGGCAGCGCAGCCAGATACATCCATTCCGAAATAGGAATGAATTCCAGGCTGGATAATCTTCAGGCTGCAGTCCTAAGAGTAAAACTTAAACGTCTCGATAAATGGCTCGATATGCGGCGGCAGAAAGCTCGTTACTACAACGAACGCCTTAAGGGTTTACCTCTGACTACGCCCCATGTTCCCTCGTATAATATACATACCTACCATCTATATGTCCTGAGGGTCAAGTCCGACCTTCAAAGACTTATGACCTTTCTGACGGATTCAGGCATTGAGACCAGGACCTACTATCCAGTACCTCTTCATCTGCAGGAATGCTATAAGCACCTCGGGTATAAGGAAGGCGATCTTGTCCATGCCGAGTCGGCCGCGCGGCAGACATTCTCTATTGCCGTCTATCCTGAGATGAAGAGACAGGCAGCGGATCATGTGATAAATAAGATCAAGGCGTTTTTTGGAAAGTAG
- a CDS encoding radical SAM protein, giving the protein MRILFIDPLGDEESTGLNIGIAYCAVSLIERGHTVSILDMVNLRQHDPFERIEAAVKSLDPHIVGISITNMSFNNSRSCIKDMKRYFKGKILLGGPEITVLGSRSLEMMPEADMAVIGEGERTLPELLSALEGEKDLSSVQGLVWRSLGRITANPPRPFIMDLDSVSFPQYAAFGVDAMDVYPIITSRGCPYGCIFCFSHLGKKWRPRTPENILKEIKTAKEVYRAKMFHVTDASFNVDINRVERFCDLLIENKIDMPWVIQGFRADRVTEKMVKRLHDARCRRIWVGIETLEQDVFKNINKGETIDQIKNSIALMKKYDMEIFGYMLMGLPGDTFKKTLWSFENARKLDLDVLAYSSCVPFTGTAMEKWVKANAVSLEDSYNISSIGTRYDRIAFETNEFSAKERVRARMILNVKSGSYNEPGLHPVIFKIKKWILILRYDLANISKRLKQSIVYRHRYKKSVDNINLKRGIYFSRLPDGTWGAKKGGCERKAQGKRIFLDLKRLVAHEVD; this is encoded by the coding sequence ATGAGAATACTTTTTATAGATCCATTGGGCGATGAGGAATCGACCGGCCTGAATATAGGGATAGCGTATTGCGCGGTGAGCCTGATTGAGAGAGGCCATACGGTCAGCATCCTGGATATGGTGAATCTGCGGCAGCATGACCCGTTCGAACGCATAGAGGCGGCTGTGAAAAGCCTGGATCCCCATATTGTAGGGATCTCGATAACTAACATGAGTTTTAACAACTCCAGGTCCTGTATAAAAGATATGAAGCGTTATTTTAAAGGCAAGATATTGCTGGGGGGGCCTGAGATAACGGTGCTGGGCTCCAGGTCGCTGGAGATGATGCCGGAGGCGGATATGGCGGTTATCGGCGAGGGAGAGAGAACTCTTCCTGAGCTGTTAAGCGCTCTCGAAGGAGAAAAGGACCTGTCGTCCGTCCAAGGGCTGGTTTGGCGCAGTCTCGGCAGGATAACGGCCAATCCTCCGCGCCCTTTTATCATGGATCTGGATTCAGTTTCTTTCCCGCAGTATGCCGCCTTCGGCGTAGATGCCATGGACGTTTATCCTATTATAACAAGCCGCGGCTGCCCCTATGGGTGCATATTCTGTTTTTCGCATCTTGGCAAGAAATGGAGGCCCAGGACCCCGGAGAACATCTTAAAAGAGATAAAAACGGCTAAAGAAGTTTATCGCGCAAAAATGTTCCATGTAACCGACGCCTCATTTAACGTAGACATAAACCGGGTGGAGAGGTTCTGCGACCTGCTGATAGAAAATAAGATCGACATGCCCTGGGTTATACAGGGGTTCAGGGCGGACAGGGTAACTGAAAAAATGGTAAAGCGGCTTCATGACGCGCGCTGCAGGCGCATATGGGTGGGTATAGAGACGCTCGAGCAGGATGTATTCAAAAATATCAATAAAGGGGAAACGATAGACCAGATAAAAAATAGCATTGCGCTGATGAAGAAGTACGATATGGAGATCTTTGGATACATGTTGATGGGTTTACCGGGAGATACATTCAAGAAAACTTTATGGTCATTTGAAAATGCCCGAAAGCTCGATCTGGATGTCCTGGCATACTCGTCATGCGTCCCTTTTACCGGGACAGCCATGGAGAAATGGGTGAAGGCGAATGCTGTCAGCCTGGAGGATTCGTATAACATATCCTCGATAGGAACGCGGTATGACCGTATCGCGTTCGAGACGAACGAATTCTCCGCGAAGGAGAGGGTGCGTGCGCGGATGATCTTAAATGTAAAGAGCGGCAGCTATAATGAGCCGGGCCTGCATCCCGTTATTTTCAAGATAAAAAAATGGATATTGATATTGAGATACGATCTTGCCAATATATCGAAGCGCCTGAAGCAGTCGATCGTATACAGACATCGGTATAAAAAGAGCGTTGATAATATCAATCTTAAGAGGGGGATTTATTTCTCGCGGCTGCCCGACGGGACGTGGGGAGCGAAAAAAGGCGGATGCGAGCGGAAGGCGCAGGGTAAAAGAATATTTCTGGACCTTAAGCGCCTTGTCGCGCATGAAGTGGACTAG